The Saccharolobus shibatae B12 genomic interval GGAGGAGATGGTACAACTACACCTGAGGAAGTGGTAGTTACCGAGAAACCAAAGGTCTCGTTTAAAGATATAGTTGGTTTAGATGATGTGAAGGAGGCATTAAGAGAAGCAATAATATACCCAACTAAGAGACCAGATCTATTCCCCTTAGGCTGGCCAAGAGGAATTTTGCTATATGGTCCTCCAGGTTGTGGTAAAACTATGATAGCTGCAGCAGTAGCAAATGAGATAGACTCCATTTTCATACAACTAGATGCTGCGTCAGTAATGTCAAAGTGGTTAGGAGAAGCTGAGAAAAATGTAGCAAATGTGTTCAAAATGGCTAGGGAAGAGTCTAAAAAGCAAAATAAACCTGCTATAATATTTATAGATGAGCTAGACGCATTGCTAGGAGTTTACTCTACTGAGGTAGGAGGAGAAGCAAGAGTAAGAAACCAATTTCTGAAGGAAATGGATGGGCTTTTGGACAAATCAGAAAACTATAAAGTGTATGTTGTAGGTGCTACAAATAAGCCTTGGAGGTTAGATGAAGCCTTCTTAAGAAGATTTCAAAAAAGAATATATGTACCATTACCTGATTATGAACAACGATTATCGCTATTCAAATATTATACTTCGAAGATTAAATTGGATACTGAGGTAAGCCTAGAAGAGTTAGCTAAATTAACTGAAGGATACACAGCGAGCGATATTAGGGATATAGTTCAAGCAGCACATATAAAAGTTGTCAAAGAAATGTTTAAGAATAATTTAGGTGAACCAAGAACAATTACACTCCAGGACTTTAAGGATATATTAAAAGTCAGAATGCCAAGTGTTAATCCAGAATTAATAAAGGCTTATGAGGCGTGGACAGAGAAGTTTAAGGCATTATAGGAACTCAGTTACCCCAGAGTTTACCTCATCTTTTCAGATTGGCATGACTTTCATCATTCATGTTAAGCATGTAAGTTACTATATCTTTTACGTATTTACCCGTTGATTTACTACTACTGATTCTCTTTAAAATCTTTTTATGATCATATTTTGTCCTTTCCTCCCAAATTCTCACAGCATCTAAAAGCTTAGTTTTGGCTTCATAGTGATATTTACATAATCCATCCTTATACTGCTCCAGATCACAAAATTTACACTTTACAATTTTTATGAGGCCTAAAGCTTTAGCTAAGGACTCTCCTACTCTATCTTTATTTGCCTTATATTCATCTATAAATTTATTTAATTTTTCTATGTTTTCTTTAATAACCTCGCTTTCTAAAATTTTGCCAGTCTTTATCATTTCTAATTTATTTTCCATATCTGCAGTCATTCTAACATCAACTATATCCGGGAAAAATTTGTTTAATAGCTCAGCAATATAGAAACCTAATTTTGTCGGGACTATATAGCTCCCGTTACTAGTCAAATATCTCCTCTTCACTAGGATCTCAATTATTCTTCCTCTAGTAGCCTCTGTACCTAAGTCAGAAGATTCCATCCATTTAAGTAATGAAACCTTTGTATATCTAGAAGTGGGTTTACTTAAACTAATATTTACTTTTCCATCTGAAATTATACCCTCATCACCTTTTGAGAGAAGTATTGGTTTATCTTCTCTTACATTATGAAAGTGATATATATCTAGCCAATTTCTCTCTAGTATTTTTGTATATGAGACTGAGAACTCTAAGGGAAAATCAGCCACTTTCAAGGTGTAAATAGTGTTTGATAGTTTAGCATCAGCAGATACTGAAGCCAAAAATCTTCTTGCTATTAGGTCATATATCTTGAATTTGTTATTAGGTAAATTTTTAGGAGGTTCGCCAGTAGGGTGAATTGCGGGATGTGCAGGGTCGTCCTTAAAGCCTTGCCTAACAATATATTTCCCTCTTGTAATTTTCCTCACTAAATCAACTAGCTTTCTATACGAACTATTCTCCAAACCTTTGATTATATTGTAAATATTAATAGTTGAAGGTATTTTTTGACTATTAGTTCTTGGGTAACTTATTAGTCCGTCCAAATAAAGATCTTCTGCTATACGTTCTACGTTATATGGAGATATACCATATATTCTGCCAGCTTCTACCTGGAGATCAGTGAGATTAAATGGAGGAGGTCTTTCTAATATTCTAATCTTATTTTCAACTTGCGTAACTTTTACGGTCTTATTTATTAATTTATTCAAAAATTCCTTTGCTTCAGCAAGTTTTTCGAATTCCTTATTTATCTTAATATTCAGTGAATAATCTTTAATTTTTACGATAACTGAAACAGTAAATTTAGGTAATGGAATAAATAGGTTTCTTTCAATTTCAGAGTTGACAACTTGGACAAGAGTTGGGCTTTGAACCCTGCCCGCACTTAATATCACTCTTTTCTTTGCGAAATCTTGTAAAGAAATCATAAGAGCTCTACTAACATTAATTCCCCATAACCAGTCAATTTTATGCCTAGCTACTCCAGCGTTTATCATATCGTAATCTAATGTAGACATATTCCTAAATGCTGATAATATGTCACTTTTAGTCAGCGCTGAAAATTTCATTCGTTTAGCTTTCTTAATATCACCTAGATATTTGATTATTAAATAGCCAATTACAGAGCCTTCTATGTCGTAATCACATGCATTGATAAAGCCTAAAGCGTATTTGCTAAGAGACGAGATAAGTTGATAGTATCTTTTTGTGTAGTAACTATTCTTATCAATCTCCCATAAAGGTTTCCAGTCGGCATCATATACAGGGAAACCACTCTTCCCTTGTAACCCAAAAAGATGTCCTGCCGCAGGGACAACAACATATTTACTGTTATCATGATCTTTTATTATCCAATAGTTAACGTTATATTTTCTACATAAAATAGGTTTCTCTGAAAGAGCTTCAGCAATTTTTTTCGCCGCTTTTGACTTTTCTGCAATTATAAGGTAATAGTTGTTTACATTACATAAATTCATCTTATTTAACTCTTTCTAAGAGATAATAAAATTATTTTTCCATTTGGTAATCTTCTCCTAATAGTTATTGGAAGAACTCCTCTCTTAAACTCCTCCTCAGCTATACTAATAACATCAGTCGAACTTATGTTATTTATATCAATTAAGGCTGGTGCACCCATGGCTAGTTGTAATGCTCTAGCACTTATTACTCTGGCGATCTCGTATCTAGTTAGTTTATTCTGCCATAGAGAAACAAAAACTTCATTAAAATGTAAATCCTGGGACAAAATTCCATCCCTCTCTAATCCCATAAAACTTCAACTTTTAACTCTTCCGGCAACTCACATTCTTTTGGAATTTCAAACTCAACGTTCTTTTTAATTATTTCACTTATACTATTAACTAATCTTCTAATTGCTCTATCATCAACTACACCTAAAATCCCTATTCTTACTATTTTATCCCTTAATTCACCCATACCCTTAGTAATCTCAATATTTCTCTTCTTTAGCTCTGACATAAATGTATCTAAAGGAATAGGAGGAAACGCTGCAACTACCGTGTTGGAGAAATTAGTATCATTACCTAACAATTTAAATCCCATCGTCGACATTACTCGCCTTAAATACCTTGCACAAGCTTCATGCCTCTTCCATCTATTTTCTATTCCTTCTTTATCCAGTAATTCAGCAGCCCTTCTAGAAGCAAAAAATGCTCCTACCGTAGGAGTAAATGGTGTCTCTCCTTTATCTTGAAACTTTAAATGAAGTGATAAATCTAGATAACTAGGTAAATCGGATTCTACCAATTCATTCAAGCCCTCATCAGACAACGCAGCGAATCCTACCCCCGGTATGCTTGCTAAAGCTTTCTGGCTGCCAGTTACTACACAATCAATTTTCCACTGATTAACATATAGCGGATAGGCAGCAAACCCTGATACTGAATCAATAAGAAGCTTTAATCCTGCACCTTTTACAACATCAGCTATCTTTTGAAGGTCTCTAAAGGCTATACCCGTGCTAGTCTCATTATGAACTAACGCTACTGTAGTAGCGTCTTTATTTTCCTCAATAGCCTTTTTTATTTCCTCAAGTGTAAAGGATTCCCCTAATTTTTTCTCGTAACTAATTACCTTTGCTCCACGTCTAACTAACGATTCTTTTAATCTGTGTCCGAACTCGCCATAAGGGAATGTTAATACTTTCTCCTCTCTTTTTACCATTGAATAGACCATAGATTCTACAGCTAAGGTACCGGAGCCACTTAATAGTGCAACACGAGTAGATCCAAAATGTTTATTCATCAGAAACTCTAATGTTTTCACAGTTTCTCTAAATTTCTCTGATCTATGATTCACTAAATGAAGAGAAGCTTGTAGAACACTATAAGGAACATTGACTGGACCGGGAATTAGCATCATTTGAGAACACCGATTTCTTTTAAAGCAGTGATGAGATTGTCTGTTGTGACTACTGCTACCCTATGCTGTGCTTCTTTAGTTTGAGCACCAATGTGAGTAGTTACTATCACTCTCTCATGTCTCAATAATTTAATCTCCCAATCCTCTTTAGGAGGTTCGTTCCACAAAACGTCTGTAGCATAAGTTAGTTGCTTTTTATCAATACATTCTAGTAATGCCTTACCATCTATTACTACGGCTCTACTGGTGTTGATTATGATTGCATTATCTTTGACGTAATTAAATGTATCTTTATTAAGGATTGGTTTAGCGTCTTTACCTACTGTAACGTGAAAGGTTATTACGTCTGAGTTCTTTAGCAATTCCTCTAAACTTTCAGCTACCTTGACTCCAAGCATATTCGCCTTTTCTTTTATATCGATAACATCATATGCAATTACGTTCATATCTAATGCCTTACATACCTTAGCTACTTTGGTACCAATTCTGCCGAATCCTATAACACCTATAGTCTTACCTGCTAACTCAATTCCCTCTATTTTCTTGAATATGCCACCCTTTGCCATATTCATGGAATCATATAGTTTTCTAGCTGCTGTAAGAAGTAATCCTATAGTTAGTTCTGCTGCAGAATCTGTAGAAGCCCCTGGTGCATATACTATTTTTATATTTCTCTTGGATGCCTCTTCTGTATCTATATTGTCTAGCCCTATCCCGGCTCTGGCTATAATCTTAAGATTAGTCCCATAACGGATTATCTCCTTATCTACTTTAGTTCTGCTTCTTACTACTAAAACTTGATACTGGTCTATTATCTTTAGTAATTCCTCTCTTGAAATTTCAGGTTTATAGTCAACTATTAATCCATTGCTTTGTAAAGTTTTTATCATGTATTGATCTACTGGATCAGTTATTAATACTTTGAAATCTAATTTGTTTATAGAGTTTATACCTTGTATAGTTTCCATACATGCCACCTGAAACTTTCAAGAATATGATTTAGTTTAACATGATGATGAGAATGAGCTTGAGAAAAATGAGGAGAATAAAATAATAATAATAAGATCTAATTTTCTTAAAAGTTGAGTAAATTCGAACTCCCTTTTCAGCATACTAGGGTTTTTCATGATGAGTCATATCAAACTACAACTGCTGGTTTATATTTTTTATTGCTACTTAACTATAGTATTAGTCTCCTTATACCATATAAACAGATCCAATATACCTACACTTATATTTAAATTTAAAGCGATGCTTTTCAAAACACTCTCCAAAGATACATAGCGACTTTTTGATAAATGTTTAACGTTAGTTTCTCCTATCGCACCTATTCTCTTCATAAAATCTATAAGATGTCTGTCTATAATTGCCAGATCGAAATAACCAACATTCCTAAGAAAGTGACTAGCTTCTTTCATCCCTATTCCTTTTATGTTTAATAACTTCTCCCTAGCCAATTGTTGATCACTATCCGCTAAAGGCTTTATCTCCTCTTTTAACTTTCCATATACCTTCTCCCTAGCCATAATAATATATTTTGTCTTCAAATTATAAAATCTATATTTACATGATTTAAGAACATTTCTGATTACTTCTTCATTAGCGTAGTAGATTTTGTCTCCCAAACAGTTTAGGGCTTGATAAGCCGAAATGAAAGACGAGTTAGCAGTTAGCAAACATAATGTGAGTTCCCTAAACCACACTTCCTCATTTGATAAATTATTTAACCTAAATTCGTCAACTCTTTCCAGAACTCTTGCTTTTACTCTTGGATTTTGAATTAGACTTCTTAGCACGCTTTTTACTCCTCTTTTTCTTCTTTCTAGCCCTCTTTACACTATCTTTCTTTTCAGGAATAGGTGGATTAATATCTGACATCGATATTATTTTAGTACCATCGTGAGTAAAGAATACTATAAATGGTAAATCTCTTTTAATCAAAACTCCACCAATAACATCGCTCATATTTACGTCAATTCTTGTAATCTGAACTTGATCTCCATTTGCAACCTGAGGAACACCTATGGAAATAACATTTAATGGACGAGAGAATTGAAAGTCTAAATTAAATCTGCCATTGATATATTTCTCATTACTTCCCTCAATTATTACAACATCATTAGCCTCATCCGGCATTATTGATTCCAAATCACGAATTCCATCTATGATTTCAGCTTCTTTGGTTCTGCGTAAAGTATAAAGTAAAACAACATCGTTAATTTTTAAAGGTTCTAGCTTATAATACGATGCTAAGTTCATCTAATAAATACACCTCTTCTTAGACTATAAAGTCTTTTAAAGTAGACAAAGGTATAACGTCGAGAATAAAAATTTAAGTTAATTTGCATGAAGTGGTAGTGGGTATAAGATGAGTATTAAAAACAGAGGCTCAAATGCATATGGGCACCTAGGATGGTTAACAGTATATTGTAGGATATGTAATAGGAAACTAGTAATAGGGACAGATATTATCTACAAATGCCCTAAGTGTGAAAAGAAATATTCAGCATACTTCTGCGAAGCAGATAAGAGAGGATTAAAGGGGAAGTGCCCATATTGTGGAACTGAGTTGGTACCGATTTTATGACAGTAACAAACTATAATATAAATGGTCTAAATTTTTCTGTAATCTATGAGAATGGAATAGTAGTAGTATATATGGATGTAAATAAAGAAATAAAGAGAAGAAAACACGCAGAAGATGAAGAGAGATTAGTATATATGGATGTAAATAAAGAAATAAAGAATGGAATATTGAGAAAGCTAGTAATATGTAACACTAAAATCTCATCTTACATTTGTAATGCAGTAGTAGAGGTTAATAATAAGAATATAAATGAGGAGTTACTCCTAAATCTCTATAATGAAGTGGTAGAGGTTTCCGAGATTGTTATATAAAAACCTTGCGATCTTAACCTATTATTAACTTCTCTCATGATCTCAACAACATATGTTGCATTATTTGACATTATTTTAAGTGACGCATTCATATCTTTTGAGAGCTGAGAACTGAAGTAGATCAAGAGAAGGGTGTCTTGATTCGGAGCACAGATATACGATGCCCCTATTTTTACCGGTTCACATAGATCTTTAAATACATCGTTAATAGATTGTGATAGGTATCTTATTCTAAAAGGATCTTCAGCCAAAATCTTAAATCCCACTTCAAACATTTTCTCACTTCTTTTTGTTAATATTTATTTTCTTGACCGGGATTTTAATTTGTTCAAAAATTCTTTTTATAATTGTTACGTATTTATCGTCGCCATCTATTAGCTTTAGCTTTAACTTTCTATACTTCATTATTAGTACTATCTTCCCATCGTTAATTACAATTATCCTACCTATTACACGCCCGTATAGGTTCCTTAGAAGGAAAAGATAAACATACGTACCTTTATTTGGAATATTTACAATTTTTGCTTCACCTACCTTATATGTAGGTCTTACTGATTTCCCAGGCAACTCTATCTGCTGTATTGCCCCATTTACGTCTACTTTAAATAGGAAGGTTCTTAA includes:
- the cdvC gene encoding cell division protein CdvC — its product is MSAQVMLEDMARKYAILAVKADKEGKVEDAITYYKKAIEVLSQIIVLYPESVARTAYEQMINEYKKRISYLEKVLPASSDGGGDGTTTPEEVVVTEKPKVSFKDIVGLDDVKEALREAIIYPTKRPDLFPLGWPRGILLYGPPGCGKTMIAAAVANEIDSIFIQLDAASVMSKWLGEAEKNVANVFKMAREESKKQNKPAIIFIDELDALLGVYSTEVGGEARVRNQFLKEMDGLLDKSENYKVYVVGATNKPWRLDEAFLRRFQKRIYVPLPDYEQRLSLFKYYTSKIKLDTEVSLEELAKLTEGYTASDIRDIVQAAHIKVVKEMFKNNLGEPRTITLQDFKDILKVRMPSVNPELIKAYEAWTEKFKAL
- a CDS encoding DNA topoisomerase I, whose protein sequence is MNLCNVNNYYLIIAEKSKAAKKIAEALSEKPILCRKYNVNYWIIKDHDNSKYVVVPAAGHLFGLQGKSGFPVYDADWKPLWEIDKNSYYTKRYYQLISSLSKYALGFINACDYDIEGSVIGYLIIKYLGDIKKAKRMKFSALTKSDILSAFRNMSTLDYDMINAGVARHKIDWLWGINVSRALMISLQDFAKKRVILSAGRVQSPTLVQVVNSEIERNLFIPLPKFTVSVIVKIKDYSLNIKINKEFEKLAEAKEFLNKLINKTVKVTQVENKIRILERPPPFNLTDLQVEAGRIYGISPYNVERIAEDLYLDGLISYPRTNSQKIPSTINIYNIIKGLENSSYRKLVDLVRKITRGKYIVRQGFKDDPAHPAIHPTGEPPKNLPNNKFKIYDLIARRFLASVSADAKLSNTIYTLKVADFPLEFSVSYTKILERNWLDIYHFHNVREDKPILLSKGDEGIISDGKVNISLSKPTSRYTKVSLLKWMESSDLGTEATRGRIIEILVKRRYLTSNGSYIVPTKLGFYIAELLNKFFPDIVDVRMTADMENKLEMIKTGKILESEVIKENIEKLNKFIDEYKANKDRVGESLAKALGLIKIVKCKFCDLEQYKDGLCKYHYEAKTKLLDAVRIWEERTKYDHKKILKRISSSKSTGKYVKDIVTYMLNMNDESHANLKR
- a CDS encoding DNA-directed RNA polymerase subunit K translates to MGLERDGILSQDLHFNEVFVSLWQNKLTRYEIARVISARALQLAMGAPALIDINNISSTDVISIAEEEFKRGVLPITIRRRLPNGKIILLSLRKS
- a CDS encoding aminotransferase class V-fold PLP-dependent enzyme, encoding MMLIPGPVNVPYSVLQASLHLVNHRSEKFRETVKTLEFLMNKHFGSTRVALLSGSGTLAVESMVYSMVKREEKVLTFPYGEFGHRLKESLVRRGAKVISYEKKLGESFTLEEIKKAIEENKDATTVALVHNETSTGIAFRDLQKIADVVKGAGLKLLIDSVSGFAAYPLYVNQWKIDCVVTGSQKALASIPGVGFAALSDEGLNELVESDLPSYLDLSLHLKFQDKGETPFTPTVGAFFASRRAAELLDKEGIENRWKRHEACARYLRRVMSTMGFKLLGNDTNFSNTVVAAFPPIPLDTFMSELKKRNIEITKGMGELRDKIVRIGILGVVDDRAIRRLVNSISEIIKKNVEFEIPKECELPEELKVEVLWD
- a CDS encoding D-2-hydroxyacid dehydrogenase — its product is METIQGINSINKLDFKVLITDPVDQYMIKTLQSNGLIVDYKPEISREELLKIIDQYQVLVVRSRTKVDKEIIRYGTNLKIIARAGIGLDNIDTEEASKRNIKIVYAPGASTDSAAELTIGLLLTAARKLYDSMNMAKGGIFKKIEGIELAGKTIGVIGFGRIGTKVAKVCKALDMNVIAYDVIDIKEKANMLGVKVAESLEELLKNSDVITFHVTVGKDAKPILNKDTFNYVKDNAIIINTSRAVVIDGKALLECIDKKQLTYATDVLWNEPPKEDWEIKLLRHERVIVTTHIGAQTKEAQHRVAVVTTDNLITALKEIGVLK
- a CDS encoding N-glycosylase/DNA lyase, which gives rise to MLRSLIQNPRVKARVLERVDEFRLNNLSNEEVWFRELTLCLLTANSSFISAYQALNCLGDKIYYANEEVIRNVLKSCKYRFYNLKTKYIIMAREKVYGKLKEEIKPLADSDQQLAREKLLNIKGIGMKEASHFLRNVGYFDLAIIDRHLIDFMKRIGAIGETNVKHLSKSRYVSLESVLKSIALNLNISVGILDLFIWYKETNTIVK